The nucleotide window TAAGAAAAGCATCGACAATGGCCGAAAACAATCGGAGATTTTGGGCATTGACCATTTGGTTTAAGGCCTTTGAGTTTGACTTGTTCAGCTTGCTGGAAGGTGACAGAAAAAAATGACAAACAGCTCACCGGTCATCCACACTTTGTTTGATTGTGGTGATGCGGCTACGAAAATCCGGTGGTTTTGGAGTCGAACATGGAAGCTCTCAGGGGCCGAGAGCAACCGAGGTTGGGGACATGCCCTCGGCCAGCAGGCTTACCGCTCGATCATTTGGCCGGTGCAACTGTTCCTTGTTGGAAGATGTGTGCGGGaagaaatatatatactGTCGTTAGGAAGGAGCAAGCTGTTGGCCTGACAGGTTCTCTGACAGCTTCATAACGACGATGTCGTGGCTGGGGCTGGCAAGGCAGGAGTCGTCGATCTTACCCTAACCTACTCAAACTGATACTAATGTATTTAGGAAAATCACGTAGGAGTTTGAAATCAAGAGGACATCACAAAATGGAATCATCGACCTGGTGTCTTGCTGAAAGAGAGGAAAGTACCGAGTGTATGGTAACAAGATGAAAGATAAAACCGTAATTGCACACTCAGCGTAATATTTCACGACCTACAGCGGTCTTGACATCTTCATTATATAAGCAGCACCCTGCACCCAGAACCCTGGTCCAAGCTTGCCTTGTTGCATGCTGGCTGCGCCTTGAAGCTCCAGCATCATCCAGCCAACCTCCAACCAGCCGCCGCAACACCATCGAAcctgttgtcgtcgtcaggAACATCAACGATTAATACCACCCCCGAAACgaccatcatcgccattcGATCAACAAATTCCACTTCCAATTGAAACACCACCCTTACCTACCCTTCCAAATCgcgcagcaccagcacccctcctccccgtcaacGAAACCAAACATTCACCATGGCCAACGGGTAAgtcccttcccacccccaacatttacccccaaaccacccacaacaacaatgttATTGCGCAAATAgctaaccaccacccccaaacagATGGAGCATCTTCATCGGCCTAGCCATCATTCTCGCAATGTGCACCGCCGCCTGGGTCTTTGCCCCCAAGGGTGAAAACCAAGTGTAcgtcttccccctcctcaccccccaccctcccaacctccaactaaccttctctcccccacaGCCTCTGgcgctcctccctcatcctcgccttcGTCAGCTGCTACCTCATGTGGGCcatcaccttcctcgcccagctTCACCCCCTCATCGAGCCGAGACGGTCCGACATTCGCAAGGAGTTTGTCCACCATTAGACCACACAACCAAAAGCTACAACGAGATGGCACCTACCAAATAGATGCAAGCCTCAACACGAGGCTAGAACTATAGGCGGCGAGCAAtaggacgatgatgacgaagaagaagaagggggaggttatTGGCATTGTTGTACGAATACCCACGGCACGGCATTCATAAACAGATTCTTTTTTTGGGGCTGGCGTTTatttgttttcttttgctttttgggcGGCGGTTATAGGACGAACCAGGGGGGACGGGAATGAATCAAGCCTTGATAATGGAGGCTTTTGGGAAGAATGACGGCTGGAATTTGTACATTTCGTAAGCGGGCAAGCCCTTCGGAGGCTTAATATCATGAACATTGGGCACACGTCTTTTCCATCAATTCATGTGATAAATACCCAAAAGTCAACGCTTTATTACTTTACCAAAAAACACTCCCCCTTTATCCCAcagccaacctccccgcccaaTCTTTTAGATACCCCAATagcacccccaactcccctaACCCCCGTCCATCACCTCCCATTATCTGGCCCCCTTCCGTCCCTGCCGTCCAAGAATCCACCCCTTCTAACCCGGCAGCccacagcaccaccctccccatcgcccATCTGCTTAGCGCCCCTGCCATGGCCAAGAACGCGGCAACGCCGTAGCTGCAGTCGAGCAATATCTTCAACGCCTCAACATTATtagccaccaccgcccatcCCAGCGACCTGGCCGCGGCGGGAACGTCATATTCCCATATGACCATCAGAATAGGGAAGAGCTTCGTAGAAGAAGAGACGAGAAGGGCCGTGGAGACAGAGTTTGGACGGGGATACCGGGGTaggatgccgaggaaggggaggggggagaagcgggaggaggtgaggaagcgGATGGATaggtggaaggagagggttgtTAGGGTGCAGAGTAATACTGTTTtcggcatcatcagcatGACTGATTGTTGGGGAATTGGTGGGGACACAGACGGAAAAAGACGTATTGAGTAACAATGGGGCGTTCTGCCAGGCCCTCGGTGTCACTGCTCTGCCTTTCGATCCTAGCCCAGGTGAGGTAAACGTCAAATAGCAGTAACAAAACCCCCAACCGGACGATGCTCGGGGCGAAggcgtcttcttcttttttggggtGGTCGGGATCGGAAgggtcggaggagggggtgttcATCAGTGTGTTGTGGAGTAAATGTCGGTACACCTGCGGTTTTATGAGGACTAAATCGATGAATAACACCACAAAGTCGTGCTCGACGTATTTGTCGCAGAACCGCCCGCAGTTCTTGCAGACGGTGAGCCGGATGTTGTGGCCGCCCGAGGCGGagggcttgttggtggtggaggaggtgttgctCGTTCCGCCCTCGCGCCAGAGGGTTTTCACTGGGTGGCGGCATTCGATGCAGATTGGCATGGTTGCGGCTGAGAGGGGGGTTATCGTGACATTTGAAAGGTTGTGTATAAAAGGCAAGGGGTGCGCCGTGGTGCACCGGTTTGTCGTCGTGTCGGAATATTGAATGCGATGGGAAATTGATGA belongs to Podospora bellae-mahoneyi strain CBS 112042 chromosome 6, whole genome shotgun sequence and includes:
- a CDS encoding hypothetical protein (EggNog:ENOG503NWR1; COG:S) produces the protein MPICIECRHPVKTLWREGGTSNTSSTTNKPSASGGHNIRLTVCKNCGRFCDKYVEHDFVVLFIDLVLIKPQVYRHLLHNTLMNTPSSDPSDPDHPKKEEDAFAPSIVRLGVLLLLFDVYLTWARIERQSSDTEGLAERPIVTQYVFFLLLCTLTTLSFHLSIRFLTSSRFSPLPFLGILPRYPRPNSVSTALLVSSSTKLFPILMVIWEYDVPAAARSLGWAVVANNVEALKILLDCSYGVAAFLAMAGALSRWAMGRVVLWAAGLEGVDSWTAGTEGGQIMGGDGRGLGELGVLLGYLKDWAGRLAVG
- the VMA9 gene encoding H(+)-transporting V0 sector ATPase subunit e (EggNog:ENOG503P6UN; COG:S), producing MANGWSIFIGLAIILAMCTAAWVFAPKGENQVLWRSSLILAFVSCYLMWAITFLAQLHPLIEPRRSDIRKEFVHH